One Aegilops tauschii subsp. strangulata cultivar AL8/78 chromosome 7, Aet v6.0, whole genome shotgun sequence genomic window carries:
- the LOC109770341 gene encoding cytochrome P450 CYP73A100, translated as MAVSARSAAFATAASLAVYWLLTSFLHAPHPALLPAAAALVAVAIAAGAGRKRGGAGAPPGPAAVPVFGNWLQVGNDLNHRFLARLSARYGPVFRLRLGVRNLVVVSDPQLATEVLHTQGVEFGSRPRNVVFDIFTANGADMVFTEYGDHWRRMRRVMTLPFFTARVVQQYRSMWEAEMDDVVSDLRGDSAARGAGVVVRRRLQLMLYNIMYRMMFDARFESVDDPMFVEATKFNSERSRLAQSFDYNYGDFIPILRPFLRGYLNKCRDLQTRRLAFFNANYVEKRRKVMDTPGDKNKLRCAIDHILAAEKSGEITPENVIYIVENINVAAIETTLWSIEWALAEVVNHPEVQRKVRGEIRDVLGDDEPITESNISKLPYLQAVIKETLRLHSPIPLLVPHMNLEEASLGGYTIPKGSKVVVNAWWLANNPELWEKPEEFRPERFLGEESNVDTTVGGGKVDFRFLPFGVGRRSCPGIILALPILALIVGKLVRSFEMVPPPGVDKLDVSEKGGQFSLHIANHSVVAFHPIVSP; from the coding sequence ATGGCTGTCTCCGCGCGCAGCGCGGCCTTCGCCACGGCAGCCTCCTTGGCCGTGTACTGGCTCCTTACATCGTTCCTCCACGCACCGCACCCCGCGCTGCTGCCGGCAGCGGCcgccctcgtcgccgtcgccatcgcAGCGGGAGCGGGTCGGAAGCGTGGCGGCGCCGGCGCCCCTCCCGGCCCCGCGGCCGTGCCGGTGTTCGGCAACTGGCTGCAGGTGGGCAACGACCTCAACCACCGCTTCCTAGCGCGGCTGTCGGCGCGGTACGGCCCCGTGTTCCGGCTGCGGCTGGGCGTGCGTAACCTGGTGGTGGTGTCAGACCCTCAGCTGGCCACGGAGGTGCTCCACACGCAGGGCGTGGAGTTCGGCTCCCGCCCGCGGAACGTCGTGTTCGACATCTTCACGGCCAACGGCGCCGACATGGTCTTCACCGAGTACGGCGACCACTGGCGCCGCATGCGCCGCGTCATGACGCTGCCCTTCTTCACGGCGCGGGTCGTGCAGCAGTACCGCTCCATGTGGGAGGCCGAGATGGACGACGTGGTGTCCGACCTGCGCGGCGACTCCGCCGCCCGCGGGGCCGGCGTCGTGGTGCGCCGCCGGCTGCAGCTCATGCTCTACAACATCATGTACCGCATGATGTTCGACGCCCGGTTCGAGTCCGTGGACGACCCAATGTTCGTGGAGGCCACCAAGTTCAACTCGGAGCGCAGCCGCCTGGCGCAGAGCTTCGACTACAACTACGGCGACTTCATCCCCATCCTCAGGCCCTTCCTGCGTGGCTACCTCAACAAGTGCAGGGACCTGCAGACCAGGAGGCTGGCCTTCTTCAACGCCAACTACGTCGAGAAGAGAAGGAAGGTGATGGACACACCAGGAGACAAAAACAAGCTCCGATGCGCGATCGACCACATCCTCGCAGCAGAGAAGAGCGGCGAGATCACGCCGGAGAACGTGATCTACATCGTGGAGAACATCAACGTTGCCGCCATCGAGACGACGCTATGGTCCATCGAATGGGCGCTCGCCGAGGTGGTGAACCACCCGGAAGTGCAGCGCAAGGTCCGCGGCGAGATCAGGGACGTGCTCGGCGACGACGAGCCCATCACCGAGTCCAATATCAGCAAGCTGCCGTACCTGCAGGCCGTGATCAAGGAGACGCTGCGGCTGCACTCCCCGATCCCGCTCCTCGTCCCCCACATGAACCTGGAGGAGGCCAGCCTCGGCGGCTACACCATTCCCAAGGGCTCCAAGGTGGTGGTCAACGCCTGGTGGCTGGCCAACAACCCGGAGCTATGGGAGAAGCCGGAGGAATTCAGGCCGGAGAGGTTCTTGGGCGAGGAGAGCAACGTGGACACCACGGTCGGCGGCGGCAAGGTGGACTTCCGGTTCCTCCCGTTCGGCGTGGGCCGGCGAAGCTGCCCCGGCATCATCCTGGCGCTGCCCATCCTGGCGCTCATCGTGGGGAAGCTGGTGAGGAGCTTCGAGATGGTGCCCCCGCCAGGCGTGGACAAGCTCGACGTGAGCGAGAAAGGCGGGCAGTTCAGCCTGCACATCGCCAACCATTCCGTCGTCGCCTTCCACCCCATCGTCTCACCATGA